From one Culex quinquefasciatus strain JHB chromosome 3, VPISU_Cqui_1.0_pri_paternal, whole genome shotgun sequence genomic stretch:
- the LOC6033828 gene encoding zinc finger and SCAN domain-containing protein 12 — protein MDVCRVCLLEDADVFLSVFSKLEQIPIAEMLSELTGLQLAKGDGLPRFICKECSEDVLKCYKVRRKCLESERQLRSTLEKSREKMKLVEQYLKKEMMKENESENKNVAGKSFVLAEEVLKDVAGSEQLMSMLCPPQPVEKQESFKTIDETEESVIAEEELPSATSSAISIKREADFVVSLDPVSELIVHTQPDADADLELDADTVETKACESIVSIEVVQEEEAKTVIENEAVEAAVETEEYDFGEEYLETQEEDDIQYTIDSDVGEEEVVMMVQKLVSSADQKQQQDQDGKIICCGCEMHFETDEQLQRHSIAEHEKMRIKSNAKPFECQICFKRFLSEQRLTLHQTYAYREKSHFCEKCTARFTCRGSLLNHMKTHAERTYKCDVCSKCFYTSSTLQSHRLLHSDSKQFKCPEPNCGKSFLRKSDLHIHLVSHSDERPFVCEVCESRFKSKAHLVHHGKVHTREKPYKCAKCDKAFGTYSARNVHQLAHEGIHKYKCEYCDKVYQRNTKLQVHIRRNHTGERPFACDVCPNERFYQNWELTNHKKKVHWLDVKGEADRDDGDESSSSPEVKVKRAKTAKD, from the exons ATGGACGTCTGTCGCGTTTGCCTGCTGGAGGACGCCGACGTGTTTCTCTCGGTGTTTTCCAAACTGGAGCAGATTCCGATTGCGGAAATGCTGAGCGAGCTCACCGGTCTGCAGCTGGCCAAGGGCGACGGGTTGCCCCGGTTCATCTGCAAGGAGTGCTCGGAGGACGTGCTGAAGTGCTACAAGGTCAGACGCAAATGTCTGGAGTCGGAACGCCAGCTTCGGAGCACCTTGGAGAAAAGCAGAGAGAA GATGAAGCTGGTCGAGCAATACTTGAAGAAGGAAATGATGAAGGAAAACGAGAGTGAAAATAAAAACGTTGCTGGTAAGAGTTTTGTCCTGGCGGAGGAAGTGCTGAAGGACGTCGCGGGAAGTGAGCAGCTGATGAGCATGCTCTGCCCACCGCAGCCAGTAGAAAAGCAAGAATCATTCAAAACCATTGACGAAACAGAGGAATCAGTGATAGCTGAGGAGGAGCTCCCTTCTGCAACTTCGTCAGCGATTTCAATCAAAAGGGAGGCGGATTTCGTGGTTTCGTTGGATCCCGTCAGTGAACTAATCGTTCATACGCAACCTGATGCTGATGCGGACCTAGAGTTGGACGCGGACACGGTTGAAACTAAGGCATGCGAATCGATTGTGAGCATCGAGGTGGTCCAGGAAGAGGAAGCGAAAACCGTGATCGAAAATGAGGCTGTTGAAGCAGCGGTTGAAACCGAAGAGTACGACTTTGGCGAGGAATATCTGGAAACGCAAGAAGAGGACGACATTCAGTACACGATCGACAGCGATGTTGGCGAGGAGGAGGTTGTTATGATGGTGCAAAAGCTCGTTTCAAGTGCGGATCAAAAGCAGCAACAGGATCAAGACGGCAAGATAATTTGCTGTGGGTGTGAGATGCACTTTGAAACGGACGAACAGCTGCAACGGCACTCGATCGCGGAGCACGAGAAAATGCGAATCAAAAGCAACGCCAAACCATTCGAGTGCCAAATTTGCTTCAAGCGATTTCTTAGCGAGCAACGACTAACACTTCATCAGACGTACGCTTATCGGGAGAAGAGCCATTTTTGCGAAAAGTGCACTGCACGATTTACGTGTCGAGGCTCTTTGCTAAATCACATGAAAACGCACGCTGAACGAACTTATAAATGCGACGTCTGTTCGAAGTGTTTCTATACGAGCAGCACCCTGCAATCGCATCGACTATTGCACTCCGATTCCAAGCAGTTTAAATGTCCGGAACCAAACTGCGGTAAAAGTTTCCTTCGGAAATCCGACCTGCACATCCACCTGGTCTCACACTCCGATGAGCGTCCTTTTGTTTGTGAAGTGTGCGAAAGTCGCTTCAAATCCAAGGCTCATCTG GTCCACCACGGAAAAGTGCACACGCGAGAAAAGCCGTACAAGTGTGCCAAATGCGACAAGGCCTTTGGAACGTACTCGGCGCGGAACGTCCACCAGCTGGCCCACGAAGGCATTCACAAGTATAAATGTGAATATTGCGACAAGGTTTACCAACGCAACACTAAACTGCAGGTGCACATCCGGCGGAACCACACCGGCGAGCGCCCGTTTGCCTGCGATGTTTGTCCGAACGAGCGCTTCTACCAAAACTGGGAACTGACCAATCATAAGAAAAAGGTCCACTGGTTGGACGTTAAAGGGGAAGCCGATAGGGACGATGGAGATGAGAGTTCGTCGTCGCCAGAGGTGAAAGTGAAGCGAGCGAAAACTGCGAAGGATTAG